The Candidatus Angelobacter sp. genome includes a region encoding these proteins:
- a CDS encoding RNA polymerase sigma factor, with amino-acid sequence MNENRNRILRVCRVYAWNSADQDDLFQEILFQIWRSLPGLKERQFANTWLYRVAINTALSFVRKRASRSDRVIHFEHADLTRTIESQQTTEGNTDDRIADLYTAIYKLNPIEKALVTLFLEDLTYEQIAEATGINANNVGVMLHRAKKKLSGLMTEEAPK; translated from the coding sequence GTGAACGAGAATCGGAACAGAATTCTCAGGGTCTGCCGCGTTTATGCATGGAACTCGGCTGACCAGGACGATTTGTTTCAGGAAATCCTGTTCCAAATCTGGCGCAGCCTGCCGGGCCTGAAAGAAAGACAATTCGCCAACACATGGCTCTACCGCGTGGCCATCAACACCGCCCTTTCGTTCGTCCGCAAGCGGGCCTCACGCTCCGACCGCGTCATTCATTTTGAGCACGCCGATCTCACGCGCACGATTGAATCGCAGCAGACAACGGAAGGAAACACTGACGACCGCATCGCGGACCTTTACACCGCAATCTACAAACTGAACCCGATCGAAAAGGCGCTCGTCACCCTTTTCCTGGAGGATCTCACCTACGAACAAATTGCCGAAGCCACGGGCATCAATGCCAATAACGTCGGCGTCATGTTGCACCGCGCAAAGAAAAAGCTTTCCGGTCTGATGACGGAGGAAGCGCCGAAATGA